GACGAAGAAGATCGCAATCGCGTCGGCGACCGCCATGTATTTCAGCGTGGTGACGAAGGAGATCATCGAGACCGTGATGATCGCGCCGCGGATGGCATGGAACAGGTTCTGGCGCCAGGAAAAATCGGCAAAGCTGCGCCGCCATATCACAATCGGCAACATGCAGAGCGCCTGTACGGCGAAGCGGCCGGCGGTGATCTCCGCGGAAGGGACTGTGACGATGGCAAGCTTGGCGAAAATATCGATGAGCGGCGAGAACATCACCGAGACAAACATCAGCACAAGCCCCATCGTCACGTCGGAGGCGGACGAAACGGGGCGGACGGAGGTGCTGTTCATGATGAAATCCCTGTACTCAGGATATTGGTCACTCAGGATATTGATCGCTCAGGATCTTGCGACGGCCCTGTCGCACCAGTCCGCAAAGGCCGCGATCGCCGCATCCGCGCCGATCTCATTCAGTGTTTCGTGCCGCATGTCCTGATATATCTCAGTGCTGATACGGGAGAAGCCTTGGCCTTTCAAATGATTTGACAGCCAGAGCACGGCTTTTCCACGCTCCGTCGCCGGGTCTTCTTCGCCGCCGACGAGATGGATCGGCATGTCCCGCGGCAGCCGGTCGAGGTGGATTTTCTGCGGCGCGCGGAAGGTCAGCTCGAAGAGATCGAGCCAGAGAGAGACTGAGGCGTCAAAGCCGCAGAGCGGATCGGCGACATACTTGTCGACTTCATCAGGTCTGCGCGACAGCCAGTCGAACTCGGTGCGGCGGCCGGGAATGGATTTGCCCCAGGTGCCGAAGGTGAGCTTCGGCAGCAAGCCGCTCGGCACGTCGGAGCCCTTCAGCATGCGCTCGGCAAGCAGCATCGCCTGGGCGGCGCGGCCGGCGAGGCCGACGGCGAAATTCGAATTCCAGACGGCCACGGCATTGAAGTCGACCGGAGCCGTGACGGCAGCATTGAGGGCGATGAGGCCGCCCATCGAATGGCCGAAAAGGATCACCGGCAGGCGGGGATGGCGGGAGGCCGCATGGCTGCGCATGGCGATGACGTCGCCGATCACCCTTTCGACCCCACCGCGCCGGGCAAAGCGGCCGATCGGCGCGTCGGGCGCCGTCGTCTCGCCGTGGCCGCGATGATCATGGGCATAGACATGATATCCGCGCGCCGCCATCGCCTCGGCAAAGGAGCGGTATCGTTTCGAATGTTCGGCCAAGCCATGCGATATCAACAGGATGCCGCGTGCCGGGGTGATGGCCTCGGCATGGTGATAGGCCAGCGACGCCCCTGGCACGGCGAGCCTATGCGTTTCAGAAAACATGTGATCCTCCCGGCGGCAACAGACCAGATCGCCGGGTAATTGCAACATGGGTATTTGATTATCTGATAACAATTTGTGGCCTTGTTGCGATTCAGGGTTGCGGCCTTTTGATTTTGATGCTTATTTGTTCCTGTATTGTTCTTTTTTTGGGGGTTGAAATGAGCAGCATGCAGTTGCGTACCTTGTCGTTCGCTGTGTCGATGGTTATTGCCGGCGCCGCCGTGGCGCAGGAGGCTGGCGGGCGCACCCGCTTCATTCTGGCGGCGAGCTGGCAGCCGGCCTTTTGCCAGACGAACCAGAAGAAGGCCGAGTGTGCGAGCCAGACCGGCGAGCGTCCCGATGCGACGAACTTTTCCTTGCACGGACTTTGGCCAATGCGGCAGGATTATTGCGGCGTAAGCGCCGAGCAGAAGGCCGCCGACAAGGATGGCGACTGGAACAAGCTGCCGGAGGTCACGCTTGCGGCGGAGACGAAGACGGCGCTCGCAAAGGCGATGCCCGGCACGCAATCCGGCCTGGAACGGCATGAATGGGTGAAGCATGGCACCTGCACGAAGATGAGCGCCGACGACTATTTCGGTGTCGGTGTGCATCTCGTGGGCGCACTCAACGCGTCGGCGGTGCGCGATCTTTTCGCTGCCAATATCGGCAAGCCGGTCAAGGCCGACGCGATCAAGGCGGCTTTCGACAAGAGCTTCGGCCCGGGTGCCGGCGACCGCGTCAAGATGAGCTGCCGGCGGGCCGGCAATGTCAGGATGATCAGCGAGCTGACGATCGGGCTTTCGGAAGCCGCCGGGGCGGCATCGGCGAAAAGTGCCGGGCTTGCCGATCTGATCCAGGGTGCTGGAAAAACATCGTTCGGCTGTGACGAGGGCGTCGTCGATGCTGCGGGCTTTTGACCGGAAATCCTGAGTAAACCGGGTTTGGCGTTGCCCGCAGGCGCTGTTTCGCCTACATAGCGGCACAATCGAAGTTTCCCGCCCGGAGCAGCGCAGCATGGCACGTCAGTTCATCTATCATATGTCCGGCCTCAACAAGGCCTATGGCAACAAGAAGATCCTGGAGAATATCCACCTTTCGTTCTACCCGGATGCCAAGATCGGTATCCTTGGTCCGAACGGCGCGGGTAAATCCACCGTGCTGCGCATCATCGCAGGTCAGGACAAGGAGTATACCGGCGAAGCCTGGCTCGCCGAAGGTGCGACGGTCGGCTATCTGGAGCAGGAGCCGCATCTCGATCCCAACAAGACGGTGTTCGAGAATGTCATGGAAGGCGTCGCCTCGAAGACGGCTGTCCTCGATCGCTATAATGAATTGATGATGAACTATTCCGACGAGACGGCGGAAGAGGGCGCCAAGCTTCAGGACGTCATCGATAGCCAGAACCTCTGGGATCTGGAAAGCCAGGTCGAGATGGCGATGGAAGCGCTGCGCTGCCCGCCGCGCGACGCCGAAGTCACCAGCCTTTCCGGTGGTGAGCGTCGCCGTGTTGCGCTCTGCCGCCTGCTGCTTTCGCAGCCGGATCTGCTGCTGCTCGACGAACCGACCAACCACCTAGACGCCGAAACCATCGCCTGGCTCGAAAAACATCTGCGCGACTATCCGGGCGCCGTGATGATGATTACCCACGATCGCTACTTCCTTGACAACGTCACCGGATGGATTCTCGAACTCGACCGCGGCCGTGGCATCCCCTACGAAGGCAACTACTCGGCCTACCTGCAGGCGAAAGCCAAGCGCATGCTGCAGGAAAGCCGCGAAGACGCATCGCGCCAGAAGGCGATCAGCCGCGAACAGGAATGGATCGCTTCCAGCCCGAAGGCTCGTCAGGCCAAATCCAAGGCGCGTATCAAGTCCTATGAGCAGTTGGTGGATGCCGCCGAGAAGCAGCGTCCCGGCGACGCGCAGATCATCATCCCGGTCAGCGAGCGCCTCGGCCAGGTGGTCATCGAGATGGACGGCATCACCAAGGGCTTCGAGGGCCGTACGCTGATCAACGACCTGTCGATCAAGCTGCCGCCAGGCGGCATCGTCGGCATCATCGGCCCGAACGGCGCCGGTAAGACGACGCTATTCAGGATGATCACCGGCCAGGAAACGCCGGATGGCGGTTCGATCCGCATCGGCGAGACCGTGCATCTCGGTTATGTCGACCAGAGCCGTGACACCCTTGCGGCCGACAAGACGGTCTGGGAGGAAATCTCCGGCGGCGCCGAAATCATCAAGCTTGGCAAGTTCGACATGAACTCCCGTGCCTATTGCGGCGCCTTCAACTTCAAGGGCGGCGATCAGCAGCAGAAGGTCGGCAATCTCTCTGGTGGTCAGCGCAACCGTGTTCACCTTGCCAAGATGCTGAAGGCCGGCGGCAACGTTCTGCTGCTCGACGAACCGACCAACGACCTCGATACGGAAACGCTGGGTGCCTTGGAAAACGCGCTGGAGAACTTTGCCGGCTGCGCCATCATCATCAGCCATGATCGCATGTTCCTCGACCGTTTGGCGACGCATATCCTCGCTTTCGAAGGCGACGGCCATGTCGAATGGTTTGAAGGCAACTTCGAGGATTATGAACAGGACAAGGTTCGCCGTCTCGGCCCCGACGCCCTTAACCCGGGCAGCCAGGCTCACAAGCGTCTGACACGCTGATTTCACTCATTTTTGCTTTCGGAAGCCCCGGTTCGGCCGGGGCTTTTTCATGTCTGCCTCTGTCGCAATTTGAGCAGCCAATTTCGTGGAGAGAGCGAATTCTCGCTTGCCACCGCTTTTCAAATCACATAAAGATATCTTTATATCTTGATCGGATCGAAAATGAGCGAACCCTTGAAGCTTGGACTGGAGGCGCTGGTGGACGTCTTGAAGGCGGCCGGCGAGCCCACGCGCCTGCGTCTTCTGGCACTTCTTGACGGCGGCGATCTGACGGTGACCGATCTTACCGAAATTCTCGGCCAATCCCAGCCCCGCATCTCGCGCCACCTGAAGCTGCTCGGCGAGGCCGAACTGATCGAACGCTACCAGGAAGGCGCCTGGGCCTATTTCCGCCTCAAGCAGGACGGTAAGGCCGCCATGCTGGTGCGGGCGTTGCTGAAGCATGTTTCCGAGAACGATCCGACCATCCTTCGCGACGGCGAGCGGCTCTCGCAGGTCAAGCACCAGCGCGCCGAGCGGGCACAGGCCTATTTCAGCCGCAACGCGGCCGAATGGGACGAGCTTCGCCGCCTGCATGCGGCCGATGAGGAGGTCGACGCTGCCGTCATCCGGCTGCTC
The nucleotide sequence above comes from Rhizobium indicum. Encoded proteins:
- a CDS encoding alpha/beta fold hydrolase encodes the protein MFSETHRLAVPGASLAYHHAEAITPARGILLISHGLAEHSKRYRSFAEAMAARGYHVYAHDHRGHGETTAPDAPIGRFARRGGVERVIGDVIAMRSHAASRHPRLPVILFGHSMGGLIALNAAVTAPVDFNAVAVWNSNFAVGLAGRAAQAMLLAERMLKGSDVPSGLLPKLTFGTWGKSIPGRRTEFDWLSRRPDEVDKYVADPLCGFDASVSLWLDLFELTFRAPQKIHLDRLPRDMPIHLVGGEEDPATERGKAVLWLSNHLKGQGFSRISTEIYQDMRHETLNEIGADAAIAAFADWCDRAVARS
- a CDS encoding ribonuclease T2 family protein, whose amino-acid sequence is MSSMQLRTLSFAVSMVIAGAAVAQEAGGRTRFILAASWQPAFCQTNQKKAECASQTGERPDATNFSLHGLWPMRQDYCGVSAEQKAADKDGDWNKLPEVTLAAETKTALAKAMPGTQSGLERHEWVKHGTCTKMSADDYFGVGVHLVGALNASAVRDLFAANIGKPVKADAIKAAFDKSFGPGAGDRVKMSCRRAGNVRMISELTIGLSEAAGAASAKSAGLADLIQGAGKTSFGCDEGVVDAAGF
- the ettA gene encoding energy-dependent translational throttle protein EttA, yielding MARQFIYHMSGLNKAYGNKKILENIHLSFYPDAKIGILGPNGAGKSTVLRIIAGQDKEYTGEAWLAEGATVGYLEQEPHLDPNKTVFENVMEGVASKTAVLDRYNELMMNYSDETAEEGAKLQDVIDSQNLWDLESQVEMAMEALRCPPRDAEVTSLSGGERRRVALCRLLLSQPDLLLLDEPTNHLDAETIAWLEKHLRDYPGAVMMITHDRYFLDNVTGWILELDRGRGIPYEGNYSAYLQAKAKRMLQESREDASRQKAISREQEWIASSPKARQAKSKARIKSYEQLVDAAEKQRPGDAQIIIPVSERLGQVVIEMDGITKGFEGRTLINDLSIKLPPGGIVGIIGPNGAGKTTLFRMITGQETPDGGSIRIGETVHLGYVDQSRDTLAADKTVWEEISGGAEIIKLGKFDMNSRAYCGAFNFKGGDQQQKVGNLSGGQRNRVHLAKMLKAGGNVLLLDEPTNDLDTETLGALENALENFAGCAIIISHDRMFLDRLATHILAFEGDGHVEWFEGNFEDYEQDKVRRLGPDALNPGSQAHKRLTR